The proteins below are encoded in one region of Clostridium estertheticum:
- a CDS encoding flavodoxin family protein — translation MMKNILLISASPRVGGNSDLLCDELAKGIVSNGNTYEKMNLAKMNIKPCLACNVCQGNGGNCIQKDDMSKIIEAYKRVDAVVFVTPLYFFNINAQLKIIMDRTYCEYQYGNEYVKFSFHKTAFIATCGRDSEVSFDTAIRGYKEYIKCLHDVTDVGMVLATSVLNKGDVVESKFMKEAYELGKKL, via the coding sequence ATGATGAAAAATATATTATTAATTTCAGCAAGTCCACGAGTAGGTGGGAATTCCGATTTACTTTGTGATGAACTAGCAAAGGGTATAGTAAGTAATGGAAATACATATGAAAAAATGAACTTGGCAAAGATGAATATAAAACCTTGTCTTGCATGTAATGTATGCCAAGGTAATGGGGGAAACTGCATTCAAAAAGATGATATGAGTAAAATTATTGAAGCTTATAAGCGTGTTGATGCAGTTGTATTTGTTACTCCATTATATTTCTTTAATATAAATGCACAGTTAAAAATTATTATGGATAGAACTTACTGTGAATATCAGTATGGAAATGAATATGTAAAATTTAGTTTTCATAAGACAGCATTTATTGCTACTTGTGGAAGAGATAGTGAAGTTTCTTTTGATACTGCTATACGTGGATATAAAGAGTATATTAAGTGTTTACATGATGTTACTGATGTTGGAATGGTATTGGCAACAAGTGTTTTGAATAAAGGTGATGTAGTAGAAAGTAAATTTATGAAAGAAGCATACGAATTAGGTAAAAAATTGTAA
- a CDS encoding flavodoxin family protein, with translation MKITVITGSPHKKGTSALLADKFIEGANEAGHEIFRFDAAFEEVKPCLACEYCASHDGQCVRKDVMNTWYEKLIEADMIVFVTPLYYYGMSAQIKAVIDRFHANNAKLAGNKKSMLLATSYGTDDWTMEALEKNYEFILRFMNWNDAGKLFATGCPVRELIEQTDFPNQAYVLGKSIQ, from the coding sequence ATGAAAATAACAGTTATTACTGGAAGCCCACATAAGAAAGGTACTTCTGCATTGCTCGCAGATAAATTTATCGAAGGAGCAAATGAAGCAGGACATGAGATATTTCGTTTTGATGCAGCATTTGAAGAGGTAAAACCATGTCTGGCGTGTGAGTATTGTGCAAGTCATGATGGCCAGTGTGTACGAAAGGATGTTATGAACACATGGTATGAAAAGTTGATAGAAGCAGATATGATAGTGTTCGTAACGCCACTATATTATTATGGAATGTCAGCACAGATAAAAGCAGTTATCGACCGTTTCCATGCTAACAATGCAAAATTGGCAGGTAACAAAAAATCAATGCTTTTGGCTACTTCCTATGGTACAGATGATTGGACAATGGAAGCATTGGAGAAAAATTATGAATTCATACTTCGTTTTATGAATTGGAATGATGCAGGAAAGTTATTTGCGACAGGGTGTCCAGTAAGGGAATTGATTGAACAGACGGATTTTCCAAATCAGGCATATGTCTTAGGAAAGTCTATACAATAA
- the dmpI gene encoding 4-oxalocrotonate tautomerase DmpI yields MPVITLEAGKLNKEQKKELVEKFTLIASNVMNVPQQAIIVFLKEISTENIGFGGQLLSDRK; encoded by the coding sequence ATGCCAGTAATTACTTTAGAAGCAGGAAAATTAAATAAAGAACAAAAGAAAGAATTAGTTGAGAAATTTACATTAATAGCATCAAATGTTATGAATGTACCCCAGCAAGCAATTATTGTTTTCTTAAAAGAAATTTCAACAGAAAACATAGGATTTGGTGGGCAACTTCTATCTGATAGAAAATGA